The genomic window GCGATCTGCGGCTGCTGCGCCTGGATCGCCTGCTGGCAGGCCACCAGATCCTGCAGCAGGCGGCGGATGCCGGCCTCGTGGTAGCCGCCCAGGACCTCCAGGCCCTTGCGCAACTCTTCCAGCAGGGCCAGGCGGATCGCTTGCAGGTGTTCACGGCCGGCTGGGTCCAGCGGCGTCACGCTCCAGGCCAGTTGTTCGGCCACTTCGCAGGCGCGCTTCCATTCGTCGCTGTGCTCACCGCTGCGCAGCACGATAAAGGTGAGGGCATCGCACCAGCTCATTTCCAGGAAGTGGCGTACCAGTTCCGGCAGCTCGCGGCCCTGGGTCACGCGGGCGATGGCTTCCAGCGCTTGTTCCCGTGCGGCCAGCAGACGGTCGCGGCCGCGGGCGGCCTCCATGGCGCGGCGCTCGCGCAGCTCGACCTTCTGCCGCAGGTTGGCGACGTACTCGTTGAACTCGCCCAGCAGGTTGTCGAACAACGACAGGTCGCCGGCGAAATCCTGGATCACCCGCTCGACCACCCAGTGCATCTTCGCCAGCAGCGCGCGCTCCTCGCCCTCGCCGCCATACAGCACGCCGGCCTGGGCCATGGCGTTGAGCAGCTTGCGCGCGGGGTGGTGGTGCTGGGTGAACAATTGCTTGTCCAGCAGCGCCACCTTGAGGAACGGCGTGTGCAGGTGGGAGAGGGTGGTCTTGCAGCTGTCGGGCAGGTTCTCGTCATCCAGGATGAAGTCGAAGACCATGCCCACCAAGTCGATGACGTCGGCTTCCTGGTCGGTAAGGCGAGTGCTTTTCGGCTGTGCGCTGCCGGCTTCGAGCTGGCGCTGCAGGTCGGCCTTCAGCGCATCGACCGGCTGCGGCCGGCGCAGACGCTGGGCTAGCTCCTGGGCGGACTCCCGTTGCAGCCGGTTCAGCGCCTCGAGCAGTTCATTGGCGCTGTAGGTCGTGCTGGCAGAACTCGGGCCGAAGCTGACAATGCTCTGGGTGTTGCCGAACAGCGTGGCCTTGTTGCCCCGCCGGCGGTGCTCGGCAAGCAATACGGCGAGGCCGCTGAACAGCGCATTACGGTCGCCGGGAGGCATGTCCGGCAGGTCGCTGGCGGTATAGGGCGATGGCGCGAAGCGGCCGCCGTCTGCCGCCGAAGGGCTTTCCCGGGCCTCGGTCGTGCGCGGCGCGGGCGCGGCCGCCTGGCGTTGGCCCTGGGGCCGGTATTTCAGGTTCGGCAGGATGCCGCCGTCGGCCAGGCGTTTGTTCAGCTGCTCATACAAGGGCTGCAGATGCTGCATGACCTGCTGATCGAAAAGCACATACAGGATGGTCTTGACCCGTAGGGCAAAGGCGCTGCCTGCCAGGGTGTCGCGGAACGCCTGGGCAATCGCCTGCGGGCCGAACGGGTTGCGCTCCTCGCCCAGCTTGCTGCCGTTGTTCAGCAGTGCCAGGCGCTGATCAAGGGCGAAGAGCAGTTGAGCGCACTGGGCGCGCACCTGGTTGACCATGTTGGTCACCAGCAGCGTCTCTTCGTATTCATCGTTGCCGACCAGGGTCAACTGGTCTACGTCCAGCTCCTCCAGCGGCGCCACTGCCGGCAGCTTGCCCTCGAGGAAGTCGTTCAGGCCCTTGGCGATGCGTTGGTGATAGGAGCGTTCGAGATTCGGCCGCTCGCGGCGGACTTCGCGCATGGCGTCGAAGAACAACGCCTGGACCTGATTGTTCTCGGCCTTCTCGGCGCATTCGAACAACGTGTCGTCCACCTGCGCGAAGACATGCCCCAGCAGTTCGGCGAGATGATTCATCGCCAACTGGCGGCAACCCTGCACCAGTTCGCCGAAGCGGGGCTGTATGACCCGGCTGGCGATCGGGGAGGGCGGTGGGGTGTCCTTGTTGCTCATGGCCATCCTGTGCGTGATCGCCCCGTCTGCACCCGCGGTGGATCACTCATGGTTTCCATGCAGATATAGCAACCAGCCCGGTCGCCTGCAAAGCAGAGAAAAACTTTTTGGATCAGAGTGTTGACAGGCGTTTCGATATACGTAAAATGGCGCGCCTCTGATACGGGAATCCGGTGAAGCCGGAAGAAAGTAGAGGAGATTGGAAGGCTCGTCGTTCCGCGATAGCTCAGTCGGTAGAGCAAATGACTGTTAATCATTGGGTCCCTGGTTCGAGTCCAGGTCGCGGAGCCAACTTCCAAGCGGGGTATAGCGCAGTCCGGTAGCGCGCCTGCTTTGGGAGCAGGATGTCGGGAGTTCGAATCTCTCTACCCCGACCAAAATTTGGGTCGTTAGCTCAGTCGGTAGAGCAGTTGGCTTTTAACCAATTGGTCGTAGGTTCGAATCCTACACGACCCACCATATTCAAGACGTCTGGTTCGCCCGATGCAGGAAGTGGACGCAATGCCACTTCAGTAAAAAAGCCCGCCTTCATGGTGGGCTTTTTTTTGCTCATTTTTCGGCCGATGCCTTCCTCCCCGCTAACACTCCCTCATTTGGAGGGCGCCATTCTCCTCCGGTGACGCTGACCTGCGGAGAGCGAACTGCCGCTGTGGGCAGGCTGGCCGTGGCGCCCAGACCGATATGGGCGTAGCGGCATCTGTTCAGTCAGGCGATTCGGTGGGAAAAGCCATGGTTCGGGCGGTAGATATCTGCGGTACCGCTCGGAAAACCCGTCAGACGGTTTCGGGTTTTGTCGTTCTTCCTCAGAAAAAACAACAGGCGTGATGGCCAACGTCTGGATGTCCAGTTGATGTAAGTGAACGGTTTTCCGCGCCGATTTCTCACATTCAACGGCATTTTTCCTGAGCCATTTCCGAGCCTAGGAAATTTTTACTTTTTTTAGCGCAACGTGCCCTGGCTTCGTCGGCGTGGTCCGATCTTCCCGCGCGTTTAGGAAATTTACTCTGCCCCTCTCACATTGAGTTACTTGAGGGGGAGATCCATATGGAAGTCGAAAAAGTCGCTCTGGTCGCAGTTACCGCGAATGCAGCCGAGAAAGTGACGGTCAAGACGGGGGGCAAGATCAAGGCGGCAGCGGGCACCAAGTACCTGCTGCAGGTGATCAACAGCGATGTCTCGCCCGAGAACGCTACCGTCCAGCGGGACGGCAAGGACCTGCAGGTCTTCTTCGAGGGCAGCGATAAACCCGACCTGACCATCCAGGACTTCTTCGCCGAGGGCATGGACAGCCAGCTCTACGGCGTCGCGGAAGACGGTCAGTTGTACGCCTACGTGCGTACCGACGGCGAAGGCTACTACGGCCCGCTGTTGCTGAATGAAGGCGAGTCGGCGCCCATCGCTCTGGGCGGGGATTCCCTGGGCGATGGTGCCCCCTATCTGGCCTCCAATTTCGATGAGACCGCGGGTTTCGTACTGTGGCCCTGGCTGCTCGGCCTGGCAGGCATTGGCGCCGCCACGGCCGCGATCATCGAGCACAACCGGCCCGACGACCATAAGACCCGCACCAGCCCTGCACCCACCAATATCAAGGTGATCGACGACGTCGGCCCGATCCAGGGGCAACTGGCCAACGGTGACGTGACCGACGACGCCCGCCCGACCGTTACCGGCAGCGGCATGGCCGGCGCGGTGATCCGCCTCTACGACAACGGCACCGAGATCGGCAGCACCCAGGTCGGCGCGGATGGCACCTGGTCCTTCACGCCCACCGCTGATCTGCCCGATGGTGAGCACAAGTTCACCGTGATCCAGGAAGTCTCCGGGCGCAAGCCGAGCGCGCCGGTGGATGTGCTCGACTTCTCCGTCGATACGGTCCCGCCTGCCGACCCGGTCGCCACCATCGTCGGCGGCGTCGAAAACGGTGGCGATCTCTATTCGCCGAGCAATACGCCGACCCTGACCGGCACCGGTGAACCGGGCGACACCATCATCATCGAGTTCCCCACTGGCGAGAAGGTCACCACCACGGTCGGCCCGGATGGCAAGTGGACGGCCAACCCGCCCAGCCAGGGGCTGCCCGAGGGCCCGGTGGACATCATCATTACCGAGCGTGACCCGGCCGGTAACGAAACCACCGTCAAGCTACCGGCCATCGTCGACACCATCGCCCCGGATGCGCCGCAGGTATGGCTGGATCCAGCCTCCGACAGTGGCGTGAAGGGCGACAACATTACCAACGACACCAAGCCGAAGATCGTCGGCAAGGCCGAGGCGAACTCGCAGGTCACCGTCACCATCAAGGAAACCGGCGAAGTCATCCAGGTGAAAGCCGACCAGAATGGCGACTGGTCCGTGATGCCCACCCGCGTACTGCCCGAAGGCCCGATCCATATCGAGGCCGTCGCCACTGACGCCGCCGGCAACACCAGCCAGCCGGGCACCCTCGACCTGACCATCGACACCACCCCGCCGAACTACCATGACCTCGCCATTACCGGCGTGCTCGACAGCGTCGGCGAGATCACCGGCAATATCGCCAATGGCGGCGAAACCGATGATGCCCACCCGGTGATCAGCGGCACCGGTACCCGCGGCGAGGGCAAGGTCATCCCGTCCAGCCGCGAGCAGGTCATTCAAAGCCTGGAAGGCGGCATCCTCGAACAGATGAATGTGCGCGAGGGCGACGTGGTCGAGGCCGGGCAGGTGCTGCTGAAGATCGACCCGACCCGCGCTGGAGCGAGCTTCCGCGAGACCGAGTCCAAGGTGCTGGCGCTCAAGGGCCAACTGGCTCGCCTGCGCTCGGAAGCCTATGGCAAACCGCTGAGCTTCCCGCCGGACGTGCAGGCGGTTCAGCGCGCGGCGTATGCGCGGGCCAACGCGGCAGAAGAGAAGATGGAGTCGACGCGTCGCGAGTCCGAATACCTCATCCGCAACCTGGTCGAGCAACGCGATTTGTCCGCCTCGCGCGTCGATGACTACAAGTCGCTGCTGGTGGAGTCCGACCGCGTGCGCAAGATGTTCTATGACCAGTGGTACCACCTGGGCAAGCGCACCCTGCTGGATGTGCTGATCGCCGAGAACGAGTACTACTCCGCCCAGATCGCCGCGTGCGATACCTACTACAACGCCAAGGCCAGCGATCTGCGCATCCGCGCGGAAACCAGCGGCCTGATGGCCTGGCTGGCGCCGGGCAGCGAGGCCAGCGCTCGCTGATCGTTCGCGGTCCTGTGACCGTTCCCGCTTGATCCATTGCGTTACTTCCGGCATGCCCGCCCTGGCGGTCATGGTGGTGGAACTCGTCCCTGAAGCCAGGGCGGGCATGCCGAGAAGACGCCGATTTTTCCTGCACGCGCGTCATAAATTGAATGACTTTCTCTCTTGCGAATGCTCCTGTGCGTCGATGTGTCGCAGGGTGCGCAGCGGCAGTTCGTCACATTCGCAAGGGTTCTTGATCACCATCATGGCAAGGTCTTTGCCGAAGGTGTTGGCGGTCTGTCTCGGGCTACCCGTGGCTGGCTGTAAGCCGCGTCCTTCGCCGCTTCGACGCTGCCAGATGGCTCGCCGATGGGAGCACCGGACGGCAGGACTTAGCCTCACAAAGACTCGGTGAATTGATCATTTTGCGACCAGTCAGAACTGTGACTGTTTCGTGGGCTGAGAAAATATCTTGTTAAAAATGAAAGGGCGGGGCCTTGAAAGGGGTTTCTGAAATGCTTTGTAATATCCGCCGTCCATTTCCTACCCCCAAATCGCTGAGTCGCACTGACGCAGATCATTGCCAGTGTTCACCCTGTGGTGCAGCGGCATAACAACAGGGGGCTGCCATCGGTGGGCTCCTGTCATAAGACGAGTCGGGCAATCCGCTCGTGCATCCGGTGTGCGACGCGCGCGCTTCAACGAGCCGCCAGTCCAGACACCACACGCTGAATAACACGGAACGAATCAGCTGACGAAATCGGTTTCGCATCGCGAAGACCGGGCGACCTCCCTTTGCCTGGAATCCTTGCGGCCGCGTTCGTGAATCCATGACAGCCCTGGCAGGCGGCTTGGAAAAGTCGCGGGTAACGAGTCGTCGAGCAATGCGTGGCGAAGGCTCATGGGCGGTGAGGCGATTTTCATCCACTAAGGCCGCAAGATGAAAAAAGAGCAGTACACAGGAATTTTGAAGAGACTTGCGCTGCTGCCGATGCTGATGCTCGGTGGTTGCAACATGGCGCTGTTCGACCCGAAAGGGCAGGTTGGCGCCGACGAGAAGTCCCTGATCATCACGGCAACCCTGCTGATGCTGATCGTGGTGGTGCCGGTGATCCTGATGACCCTCGGGTTCGCCTGGAAATACCGGGCTTCGAACACCAAGGCCACCTACATGCCGGACTGGTCGCACTCGACCAAGATCGAGCTGGTGGTATGGCTGGTTCCCTGCCTGATCATCGCCGTGCTCGGCTGGATCACCTGGGAGAGCACCCACAAGCTGGATCCGTACCGTCCGCTGGACTCCGAGGTCAAGCCGGTGACCATCCAGGCCATCTCGCTGGACTGGAAGTGGCTGTTCATCTACCCGGAACAGGGCATCGCCACCGTCAACGAAATCGCCTTCCCGAAAGATACCCCGGTGAACTTCCAGATCACCTCGGATTCGGTGATGAACTCGTTCTTCATCCCGCAGCTGGGTAGCCAGATCTACTCCATGGCCGGGATGCTCACCAAGCTGCACCTGATCGCCAACGAAGAAGGCGTGTTCGACGGCATCTCCGCGAACTACAGCGGCGGCGGCTTCTCGGGCATGAAGTTCAAGGCCATCTCCACCTCCGAGCAGGGCTTCCAGGAGTGGGTTGCGAAGGTCAAGGCTTCGCCGCAGACCCTGAACCTGGATCAGTACCCGGAGCTGGTGAAGCCGACCGAGAACGTCCCGGCGACCTACTTCGCAACCGTCAGCCCCGAGCTGTTCTCCCACGTGCTGAACAAGTGGGAACACGCCGGCCACGCCATGGCGAAAGCCGAGCAGGCCAAGGGCGAGCACGGCGAAGCAGCCCATGACGAGGCCGCCATGGCGGGCCACGACATGAGCAACATGCAAGGCATGCAGGGCATGCAAATGAATCCGAGCCAGGAGTAACCGCAGATGTTCGGGAAACTGACACTGTCGGCCGTGCCGTATCACGAGCCGATCATCGTCATCACGCTGGCCGTCGTCGCCCTGTTGGGCCTCGGCGTAGTCGGCGCGATCACCTACTACCGCAAGTGGACCTACCTGTGGACCGAATGGCTGACGTCCATCGACCACAAGAAAATCGGCGTGATGTACATCATCGTCGCTCTGGTCATGCTCCTGCGCGGCTTCGCCGACGCCATCATGATGCGCGGCCAGCTCGCGCTGGCTGAAGGCGCCAACCACGGCTACCTGCCGCCGGAACACTACGACCAGATCTTCACCGCTCACGGCGTGATCATGATCATCTTCATGGCCATGCCCTTCATGACCGGTCTGATGAACCTGGCCGTGCCGCTGCAGATCGGAGCGCGCGACGTGGCGTTCCCGTTCCTGAACTCCCTGAGCTTCTGGCTGCTGGTCGTCAGCGCCATGCTGGTGAACGTCTCGCTGGGCCTGGGCGAATTCGCCCGTACCGGCTGGGTCGCCTACCCGCCGCTGTCCGAGCTGGCCTACAGCCCGGGCGTGGGTGTGGACTACTACATCTGGGCGCTACAGATATCGGGTATGGGTACCTTGCTCACGGGTATCAACTTCCTGGTGACCGTGTTCAAGATGCGCACCCCCGGCATGAAGCTGATGCAGATGCCGATCTTCACCTGGACCTGCACCTTCGCCAACATCCTGATCGTTGCGTCGTTCCCGATCCTGACCGCGGCCCTGGGCCTGCTGTCGCTGGACCGCTACTTCGACATGCACTTCTTCACCAACGAGCTGGGCGGCAACGCCATGATGTACATCAACCTCTTCTGGGCCTGGGGCCATCCTGAGGTGTACATCCTGATCCTGCCGGCCTTCGGTATCTTCTCCGAAGTCACCGCCACCTTCGCCGGCAAGCGCATGTTCGGCTACACCTCGATGGTGTGGGCGAGCGCCGCGATCACCTTCCTCGGCTTCACCGTGTGGCTGCACCACTTCTTCACCATGGGTTCGGGCGGCGACGTCAACGGCTTCTTCGGCGTTGCGACCATGCTGATCTCCATCCCGACCGGGGTGAAGCTGTTCAACTGGCTGTTCACCATCTACCGTGGCCGCCTGCGCTTCAACACCCCGATCCTGTGGACCCTGGGCTTCATCGTCACCTTCACCATCGGTGGCATGACCGGCGTTCTGCTGGCCATCCCGGGCGCTGACTACCTGCTGCACAACAGCCTGTTCCTGATCGCCCACTTCCACAACACCATCATCGGTGGCGCGGTGTTCGGCTACCTGGCCGGCTTCGTCTTCTGGTTCCCGAAAGCCTTCGGCTTCACCCTGGACGAGAAGTGGGGCAAGCGTTCCTTCTGGTGCTGGCTGGTCGGCTTCTACATGGCCTTCATGCCGCTGTACATCCTCGGCTTCATGGGCATGACCCGTCGCCTGAACCACTACGACAACCCGATGTGGAAGCCGTACCTGGTGGTGGCGTTCTTCGGCGCCGTGCTGATCTTCTTCGGTATCGCCTGCCAGCTGATCCAGCTGCTCGTGTCGATCAAGAACCGCAAGCAGCTGGCCGACGTGACCGGCGACCCGTGGGGCGGCCGTACCCTGGAGTGGTCCACTTCCTCGCCGCCGCCGTACTACAACTTCGCCGAACTGCCGAAGGTCAACGACATCGACGCGTTCCACGAGATGAAGCAGACCGGTACCGCGTACCGCAAGCTGCCGGCCTATGCACCGATCCATATGCCGAAGAACACCGCCGCTGGTTTCTCCATCGCGCTGTTCGCCTTCATCTTCGGCTTCGCCGCCATCTGGCACATCTGGTGGCTGGTGGGCGTTGGCTTCGTCGGCATGATCGCCTCGGTCATCGTGCGCAGCTACGTCACCGACCTGGACTACTACGTCCAGCCCGATGAGATCGAGCGCATCGAAAACGCCAACTTCCAGAAACTCGCCACTGCGCAGGTATAAGCGATGTCTACGGCAGTACTGAATCAACACCTGGTCGATACGCACGAAGCGGCGCACGACCATGACCACGCCCACGACAGCGGCGGCATGACGGTCTTCGGCTTCTGGCTGTACCTGATGACCGACTGCATTCTGTTCGCGAGCGTCTTCGCCACCTACGCCGTGCTGGTCAACCACACGGCCGGCGGCCCGAGCGGCAAGGACATCTTCGAGCTGCCCTACGTGGCCGTCGAAACCGCGATCCTGCTGATCTCCTCCTGCACCTACGGCCTGGCCATGCTGGCTGCGCACAAGGGTGCCAAGGGCAAGGCCATCGCCTGGCTGGGCGTGACCTTCCTGTGCGGCGCCGCGTTCATCGGCATGGAACTCAACGAGTTCCATCACCTGATCGTCGAAGGCTTCGGCCCGAGCCGCAGCGCCTTCCTGTCGTCCTTCTTCACCCTGGTCGGCATGCACGGCCTGCACGTGTCCGCAGGCCTGCTGTGGATGCTGGTGCTGATGGCGCAGATCGGCACCCGTGGCCTGACCGCGCAGAACAACACCCGCATGATGTGCCTGAGCCTGTTCTGGCACTTCCTGGACATCGTCTGGATCTGCGTCTTCACCGTCGTCTACCTGATGGGGGCTCTGTAATGACCGCTGCTGCACATCATCACGACTCCCACGGTGCCGGCCACGACAACCACGGCGCCGGTCACGGCAGCCTGGGTTCGTACGCCATCGGCTTCGTGCTCTCGGTGATCCTGACCGCGATTCCGTTCTACATGGTCATCGACGGCGGCTTCTCGCGTCACGCCACCCTGCTGACCATGGTGATCCTGGGCCTGGTCCAGGTCGTCGTGCACCTGATCTGCTTCC from Pseudomonas sp. GCEP-101 includes these protein-coding regions:
- a CDS encoding DUF1631 domain-containing protein encodes the protein MSNKDTPPPSPIASRVIQPRFGELVQGCRQLAMNHLAELLGHVFAQVDDTLFECAEKAENNQVQALFFDAMREVRRERPNLERSYHQRIAKGLNDFLEGKLPAVAPLEELDVDQLTLVGNDEYEETLLVTNMVNQVRAQCAQLLFALDQRLALLNNGSKLGEERNPFGPQAIAQAFRDTLAGSAFALRVKTILYVLFDQQVMQHLQPLYEQLNKRLADGGILPNLKYRPQGQRQAAAPAPRTTEARESPSAADGGRFAPSPYTASDLPDMPPGDRNALFSGLAVLLAEHRRRGNKATLFGNTQSIVSFGPSSASTTYSANELLEALNRLQRESAQELAQRLRRPQPVDALKADLQRQLEAGSAQPKSTRLTDQEADVIDLVGMVFDFILDDENLPDSCKTTLSHLHTPFLKVALLDKQLFTQHHHPARKLLNAMAQAGVLYGGEGEERALLAKMHWVVERVIQDFAGDLSLFDNLLGEFNEYVANLRQKVELRERRAMEAARGRDRLLAAREQALEAIARVTQGRELPELVRHFLEMSWCDALTFIVLRSGEHSDEWKRACEVAEQLAWSVTPLDPAGREHLQAIRLALLEELRKGLEVLGGYHEAGIRRLLQDLVACQQAIQAQQPQIAAQFKQELPQSPLGAMLGAEGHTLVKPDGEVLSERAKSLMKELSHLEFGAWFEFHDTTPARRLKLSWFSPTTHNYMFVDHTGQRVAVKPLVQLAQEMEAGKVRLVPPEQSAPLMDRALGAIYRVLQRLMTGRTPAQT
- the cyoB gene encoding cytochrome o ubiquinol oxidase subunit I, giving the protein MFGKLTLSAVPYHEPIIVITLAVVALLGLGVVGAITYYRKWTYLWTEWLTSIDHKKIGVMYIIVALVMLLRGFADAIMMRGQLALAEGANHGYLPPEHYDQIFTAHGVIMIIFMAMPFMTGLMNLAVPLQIGARDVAFPFLNSLSFWLLVVSAMLVNVSLGLGEFARTGWVAYPPLSELAYSPGVGVDYYIWALQISGMGTLLTGINFLVTVFKMRTPGMKLMQMPIFTWTCTFANILIVASFPILTAALGLLSLDRYFDMHFFTNELGGNAMMYINLFWAWGHPEVYILILPAFGIFSEVTATFAGKRMFGYTSMVWASAAITFLGFTVWLHHFFTMGSGGDVNGFFGVATMLISIPTGVKLFNWLFTIYRGRLRFNTPILWTLGFIVTFTIGGMTGVLLAIPGADYLLHNSLFLIAHFHNTIIGGAVFGYLAGFVFWFPKAFGFTLDEKWGKRSFWCWLVGFYMAFMPLYILGFMGMTRRLNHYDNPMWKPYLVVAFFGAVLIFFGIACQLIQLLVSIKNRKQLADVTGDPWGGRTLEWSTSSPPPYYNFAELPKVNDIDAFHEMKQTGTAYRKLPAYAPIHMPKNTAAGFSIALFAFIFGFAAIWHIWWLVGVGFVGMIASVIVRSYVTDLDYYVQPDEIERIENANFQKLATAQV
- the cyoD gene encoding cytochrome o ubiquinol oxidase subunit IV, giving the protein MTAAAHHHDSHGAGHDNHGAGHGSLGSYAIGFVLSVILTAIPFYMVIDGGFSRHATLLTMVILGLVQVVVHLICFLHMNFSSEGRWNVMAFIFTAIIILLVVGLSLWIIYTADSLMMPMP
- the cyoC gene encoding cytochrome o ubiquinol oxidase subunit III, which codes for MSTAVLNQHLVDTHEAAHDHDHAHDSGGMTVFGFWLYLMTDCILFASVFATYAVLVNHTAGGPSGKDIFELPYVAVETAILLISSCTYGLAMLAAHKGAKGKAIAWLGVTFLCGAAFIGMELNEFHHLIVEGFGPSRSAFLSSFFTLVGMHGLHVSAGLLWMLVLMAQIGTRGLTAQNNTRMMCLSLFWHFLDIVWICVFTVVYLMGAL
- a CDS encoding Ig-like domain-containing protein, coding for MEVEKVALVAVTANAAEKVTVKTGGKIKAAAGTKYLLQVINSDVSPENATVQRDGKDLQVFFEGSDKPDLTIQDFFAEGMDSQLYGVAEDGQLYAYVRTDGEGYYGPLLLNEGESAPIALGGDSLGDGAPYLASNFDETAGFVLWPWLLGLAGIGAATAAIIEHNRPDDHKTRTSPAPTNIKVIDDVGPIQGQLANGDVTDDARPTVTGSGMAGAVIRLYDNGTEIGSTQVGADGTWSFTPTADLPDGEHKFTVIQEVSGRKPSAPVDVLDFSVDTVPPADPVATIVGGVENGGDLYSPSNTPTLTGTGEPGDTIIIEFPTGEKVTTTVGPDGKWTANPPSQGLPEGPVDIIITERDPAGNETTVKLPAIVDTIAPDAPQVWLDPASDSGVKGDNITNDTKPKIVGKAEANSQVTVTIKETGEVIQVKADQNGDWSVMPTRVLPEGPIHIEAVATDAAGNTSQPGTLDLTIDTTPPNYHDLAITGVLDSVGEITGNIANGGETDDAHPVISGTGTRGEGKVIPSSREQVIQSLEGGILEQMNVREGDVVEAGQVLLKIDPTRAGASFRETESKVLALKGQLARLRSEAYGKPLSFPPDVQAVQRAAYARANAAEEKMESTRRESEYLIRNLVEQRDLSASRVDDYKSLLVESDRVRKMFYDQWYHLGKRTLLDVLIAENEYYSAQIAACDTYYNAKASDLRIRAETSGLMAWLAPGSEASAR
- the cyoA gene encoding ubiquinol oxidase subunit II translates to MKKEQYTGILKRLALLPMLMLGGCNMALFDPKGQVGADEKSLIITATLLMLIVVVPVILMTLGFAWKYRASNTKATYMPDWSHSTKIELVVWLVPCLIIAVLGWITWESTHKLDPYRPLDSEVKPVTIQAISLDWKWLFIYPEQGIATVNEIAFPKDTPVNFQITSDSVMNSFFIPQLGSQIYSMAGMLTKLHLIANEEGVFDGISANYSGGGFSGMKFKAISTSEQGFQEWVAKVKASPQTLNLDQYPELVKPTENVPATYFATVSPELFSHVLNKWEHAGHAMAKAEQAKGEHGEAAHDEAAMAGHDMSNMQGMQGMQMNPSQE